A genomic stretch from uncultured Pseudodesulfovibrio sp. includes:
- the rplF gene encoding 50S ribosomal protein L6, giving the protein MSRIGKNPIDIPSGVEVSIGASEIQVKGPKGNLQTPVDPTVEYKIEDGKVYVSRIDDSRQARGQHGLRRTLLANCVDGVTKGFTKTLEVVGVGYKVSVQGKKIVLNVGYSHPVEFDLPAELDAKVEGSKLTIEGIDKQLVGEVAAQIRRVRPPEPYKGKGIKYADEFIRRKAGKSGAK; this is encoded by the coding sequence ATGTCTCGTATAGGAAAGAATCCCATCGACATCCCCTCGGGTGTTGAGGTATCTATTGGAGCCTCTGAGATCCAGGTTAAGGGCCCTAAGGGGAACTTGCAGACTCCGGTCGATCCGACCGTTGAGTATAAGATCGAGGATGGCAAGGTGTATGTCTCCCGCATTGATGATTCCCGCCAGGCGCGCGGTCAGCACGGTCTTCGTAGGACTTTGCTTGCCAACTGCGTCGATGGTGTGACCAAAGGCTTTACGAAGACTTTGGAAGTTGTCGGTGTCGGTTACAAGGTGTCCGTGCAGGGCAAAAAAATCGTTCTCAACGTCGGATATTCTCATCCGGTCGAGTTCGATCTGCCTGCCGAACTCGACGCTAAGGTGGAAGGCTCTAAGCTGACCATCGAAGGCATCGATAAGCAGCTTGTCGGAGAAGTCGCGGCACAAATACGCCGTGTGCGTCCGCCGGAACCCTACAAGGGCAAGGGCATCAAGTACGCTGACGAATTCATCCGCCGCAAGGCTGGTAAGTCCGGCGCTAAGTAG
- the rpsH gene encoding 30S ribosomal protein S8, with product MAVVDPVADMLTRIRNAYGAYHNDVAVPTSKMKSSIAGILKEEGYITDYAVEDRDISITLKYVDGKPLITGLKKVSKPGRRVYVGASDIPRVQNGIGICIVSTSKGLLEGAKAKEANVGGELLCEIW from the coding sequence ATGGCTGTTGTTGATCCTGTAGCCGACATGTTGACCCGCATCCGGAATGCGTATGGCGCATATCATAATGATGTCGCTGTTCCGACTTCCAAGATGAAGTCTTCCATCGCGGGTATTTTGAAGGAAGAAGGTTATATCACCGACTACGCTGTCGAGGACAGGGACATCAGTATTACCCTCAAATATGTTGACGGAAAACCGCTTATTACTGGCCTGAAAAAGGTCAGTAAGCCCGGTCGTCGCGTATATGTAGGTGCTTCTGATATCCCCCGAGTCCAGAATGGCATCGGTATTTGTATCGTGTCCACATCCAAAGGGTTGCTCGAAGGCGCCAAGGCCAAAGAGGCCAATGTCGGCGGCGAGCTTCTCTGCGAAATCTGGTAA
- a CDS encoding type Z 30S ribosomal protein S14, translating into MAKTSLRVKARRKPKFKVRAYNRCPICGRPRAFLRRYGICRICFRNKALAGELPGVRKASW; encoded by the coding sequence GTGGCCAAAACAAGCTTACGTGTTAAGGCACGCCGCAAACCCAAGTTCAAGGTCCGCGCATATAATCGTTGTCCGATTTGTGGCCGTCCTCGGGCTTTTCTGAGGCGCTACGGCATTTGCCGTATCTGCTTCCGTAACAAGGCTCTCGCCGGTGAACTTCCTGGCGTCCGCAAGGCGAGCTGGTAA
- the rplE gene encoding 50S ribosomal protein L5: MTRLETVYKEKVVPELQKEYGYSSSMEIPRLTKISLNIGLGEASQNSKLIEPAAEELTAIAGQKAVVTLAKKSIAQFKLREGMPVGTRVTLRGDAMWDFFDKLVSFALPRVRDFRGIPDRGFDGRGNFTMGIKEHTIFPELDIDRVEMVKGMNVTVCTTAKTDKEGKTLLDLLGMPFKK; this comes from the coding sequence ATGACACGTCTCGAGACAGTATATAAAGAAAAGGTCGTCCCCGAGCTCCAGAAGGAGTACGGTTATTCCTCTTCCATGGAGATCCCCCGTTTGACGAAGATCTCTTTGAACATCGGACTTGGTGAAGCAAGCCAAAATAGCAAGCTCATCGAACCCGCTGCTGAGGAACTGACCGCAATCGCAGGCCAAAAGGCCGTTGTCACCCTGGCAAAGAAATCCATCGCTCAGTTCAAACTGCGCGAAGGTATGCCGGTCGGCACCCGTGTTACTTTACGCGGCGATGCAATGTGGGACTTTTTTGACAAGCTCGTGAGCTTTGCTCTGCCCCGTGTCCGCGATTTTCGCGGTATCCCCGATCGTGGTTTTGACGGTCGTGGTAACTTCACTATGGGCATCAAGGAACACACCATCTTCCCTGAGCTTGACATCGATAGAGTTGAGATGGTGAAGGGCATGAACGTGACAGTGTGCACGACCGCTAAGACCGATAAGGAAGGCAAGACCCTCCTCGATCTTCTCGGTATGCCCTTTAAAAAGTAG
- the rplX gene encoding 50S ribosomal protein L24, protein MMKTKIRKDDKVMVIAGKDKGKIGKVLKILKKQDKVLVEKVNMVQRHTKANPYAQQPGGIIEKEAPIHVSNVAVVCDACTKPTRVGYKKTEDGKKVRFCKKCNETFK, encoded by the coding sequence ATGATGAAGACTAAAATTCGTAAAGACGACAAAGTCATGGTCATCGCTGGGAAGGACAAGGGTAAGATCGGCAAGGTGTTGAAGATTCTCAAGAAGCAGGACAAAGTCCTGGTTGAGAAGGTGAACATGGTCCAGCGCCACACCAAAGCCAACCCCTATGCCCAGCAACCCGGCGGTATCATCGAGAAGGAAGCCCCGATCCATGTATCCAATGTGGCTGTTGTTTGCGATGCATGCACCAAGCCCACGCGGGTCGGGTACAAGAAGACTGAAGATGGAAAGAAGGTTCGCTTCTGTAAGAAGTGCAACGAAACCTTCAAGTAG
- the rplN gene encoding 50S ribosomal protein L14, with translation MIQVESRLDVADNSGAKQVLCIKVLGGSKRRYASVGDIIVVSVKEAMPHSKVKKGAVMKAVVVRTKKEIGRPDGSYIKFDNNSAVLLNANMDPVGTRIFGPVARELRAAGFMKIVSLAPEVL, from the coding sequence ATGATACAAGTTGAATCCAGACTCGACGTTGCTGACAACTCCGGGGCCAAGCAGGTCCTGTGCATCAAAGTGCTTGGTGGTTCCAAGCGCCGTTACGCCAGCGTCGGTGATATTATTGTAGTGTCCGTCAAAGAGGCCATGCCCCATTCCAAAGTGAAGAAGGGTGCGGTCATGAAGGCGGTTGTCGTTCGCACCAAGAAGGAAATCGGTCGTCCCGACGGTTCCTACATCAAGTTCGACAACAATTCCGCTGTGCTGCTCAACGCTAACATGGACCCAGTCGGTACCCGTATTTTCGGACCCGTGGCTCGTGAATTGCGTGCAGCCGGTTTCATGAAGATCGTTTCCCTCGCCCCCGAGGTCCTGTAA
- the rpsQ gene encoding 30S ribosomal protein S17 produces the protein MAEFKYQGNKRVLTGLVISDKADKTIVVRVETLVKHPLLKKYIRRRKKFMAHDPANDCGVGDKVQIVESRPMSRRKRWHLVQILEKAV, from the coding sequence ATGGCTGAGTTTAAATACCAAGGCAACAAGCGCGTGCTCACCGGCCTGGTGATCTCCGACAAGGCAGACAAAACCATTGTCGTCCGTGTCGAGACCCTGGTGAAGCATCCGCTGCTGAAGAAGTACATTCGCCGCCGCAAGAAATTCATGGCCCATGATCCGGCTAATGATTGTGGTGTTGGCGACAAGGTGCAGATTGTCGAATCGAGGCCCATGTCCCGCCGTAAAAGGTGGCACCTGGTGCAAATCCTCGAAAAGGCCGTCTAG
- the rpmC gene encoding 50S ribosomal protein L29, producing the protein MTSKELRELDDAKLTEKLTESRQELFAMRFKHATAQLENTQTLSGVKKTIARILTIQRERQGA; encoded by the coding sequence CTGACTTCCAAGGAACTTCGTGAACTGGATGACGCTAAGTTGACCGAGAAACTGACTGAGTCTCGACAGGAGTTGTTTGCCATGCGTTTCAAGCATGCAACTGCTCAGCTCGAGAACACGCAGACTCTCTCCGGCGTCAAAAAGACTATCGCCCGTATCCTGACTATTCAGCGGGAACGACAGGGAGCGTAG
- the rplP gene encoding 50S ribosomal protein L16, which translates to MLAPKRVKFRKRQKGRLRGKAQRGNSVSFGEIGLKALEHGKITAQQIESARVAIMRHIKRGGKVWIRIFPDFPVTSKPAEVRMGKGKGAPDGWVAPVKPGRIMYEVKGVDIELAKEALKRASYKLPIKTSIVVKEGM; encoded by the coding sequence ATGCTTGCTCCAAAAAGAGTAAAATTCAGAAAGCGGCAGAAAGGCCGCCTCAGAGGCAAGGCCCAACGGGGTAACAGTGTGTCCTTCGGCGAAATCGGCCTGAAGGCATTGGAGCACGGAAAGATCACAGCCCAGCAAATCGAATCCGCTCGTGTCGCTATCATGCGTCACATCAAGCGCGGCGGTAAAGTCTGGATCCGCATCTTCCCTGATTTCCCCGTCACCTCCAAGCCCGCGGAAGTCCGTATGGGTAAGGGTAAAGGCGCACCCGATGGTTGGGTCGCGCCGGTGAAACCGGGTCGTATCATGTACGAAGTTAAAGGTGTTGACATCGAGTTGGCTAAAGAAGCACTGAAGCGTGCTTCTTACAAGTTGCCGATCAAGACATCCATCGTTGTGAAGGAGGGTATGTAA
- the rpsC gene encoding 30S ribosomal protein S3 produces MGQKVHPYGFRLGYNKNWLSRWYSKKDYPAFVLQDDLVRKFVKKKLFQAGVSRIEIERAGGKIRLIIHTARPGIVIGRKGVEIEKLREELRNKFQTEFTIEVNEIRRPEVEAQLVAESIAQQLERRIAFRRAMKRTVGLARKFGAEGIKVACAGRLAGAEIARGEWYRDGRVPLHTLRADIDYGFAEASTTYGVIGVKVWIFKGEILDKEVQQ; encoded by the coding sequence ATGGGACAGAAAGTACATCCTTACGGTTTTCGTCTGGGGTATAACAAGAACTGGCTGTCCCGCTGGTACAGCAAAAAGGACTACCCTGCGTTCGTTCTTCAGGACGACCTGGTTCGTAAGTTCGTTAAGAAAAAACTGTTTCAAGCTGGCGTGTCCCGCATCGAAATCGAGCGGGCCGGCGGCAAGATTCGCCTGATCATCCACACCGCGCGCCCCGGTATTGTTATCGGTCGCAAAGGTGTTGAGATAGAAAAGTTGCGTGAAGAATTGCGCAACAAGTTTCAAACTGAATTCACCATTGAGGTCAACGAGATCCGTCGACCGGAGGTTGAAGCTCAGCTCGTAGCTGAGAGCATTGCCCAGCAGCTCGAACGCAGAATTGCCTTCCGCCGTGCCATGAAGCGTACGGTGGGCCTTGCCAGGAAATTCGGCGCCGAGGGTATTAAAGTTGCGTGTGCAGGTCGCCTAGCTGGCGCCGAAATCGCACGCGGCGAGTGGTACCGTGATGGGCGTGTGCCTTTGCACACTCTCCGTGCCGACATCGACTATGGTTTCGCCGAAGCATCGACTACGTACGGCGTTATCGGAGTCAAGGTCTGGATCTTCAAGGGTGAGATTCTGGACAAAGAGGTACAACAGTAA
- the rplV gene encoding 50S ribosomal protein L22, whose amino-acid sequence MEAKAVSKFIRVSPRKTRLVAENIKGKGVEDALNILRFTPKKAAKILSKVLFSAISNAEQMPGVDVDSLIVDTVMVNEGPTWKRIQPRAMGRAYRIRKRTSHITIVVKEQ is encoded by the coding sequence ATGGAAGCTAAAGCAGTCTCTAAGTTCATTCGCGTGTCTCCGCGCAAGACTCGTCTTGTTGCCGAGAACATTAAAGGCAAGGGTGTCGAAGACGCTCTTAATATTCTTCGGTTCACTCCGAAGAAGGCCGCGAAAATACTCAGCAAAGTGCTCTTTTCCGCTATTTCCAATGCGGAACAGATGCCCGGAGTTGATGTTGATTCCCTGATCGTTGATACGGTCATGGTTAACGAAGGTCCTACCTGGAAGCGTATTCAGCCGCGTGCCATGGGCCGCGCTTACCGCATCCGGAAGCGCACCAGCCACATTACAATCGTAGTGAAGGAACAATAG
- the rpsS gene encoding 30S ribosomal protein S19: MPRSLKKGPFLDGHLIKKIQVAAENQDRRVIKTWSRRSTIVPEMVGMTFAVHNGRKFIPVFVTENMVGHKLGEFSPTRTYFGHVADKKK, encoded by the coding sequence ATGCCTAGATCTCTTAAAAAGGGCCCGTTCCTTGACGGTCACCTGATCAAGAAAATCCAAGTGGCTGCCGAAAATCAGGATCGTCGCGTGATCAAGACTTGGTCCCGCCGTTCCACGATCGTCCCTGAGATGGTCGGTATGACTTTCGCTGTTCATAATGGTCGTAAGTTCATCCCTGTGTTCGTTACCGAAAACATGGTCGGACACAAACTGGGTGAATTTTCCCCCACCCGTACCTACTTCGGCCACGTTGCCGATAAGAAAAAGTAG